From a region of the Streptococcus ruminantium genome:
- a CDS encoding helix-hairpin-helix domain-containing protein, which produces MEKVIECIKEYKWQVGLPVIAVVVVASFLLFRQSAQPVDQTGLTKFSQTEQISSSQEVIEETSTEASEKNSKLVVDVKGAVINPGLYTLETGARINDAIAAAGGFTSQADQKSINLAQKLTDETVVYVASQGENISVVPNSSTSSALSQEGNKSGLVNLNTATVADLQTISGIGAKRAADIIAYREANGSFKSVDDLSNVSGIGDKTLESIRSYVTVG; this is translated from the coding sequence ATGGAAAAAGTTATTGAATGCATTAAAGAATACAAGTGGCAAGTTGGTCTGCCTGTGATAGCAGTAGTGGTGGTGGCGAGTTTTCTTCTTTTTAGACAGTCAGCTCAGCCAGTTGACCAGACAGGATTGACCAAGTTTTCACAGACAGAACAAATCAGCTCCAGTCAAGAAGTGATAGAAGAGACCTCAACAGAAGCTAGCGAGAAAAACAGCAAACTAGTGGTGGATGTCAAGGGTGCAGTGATAAATCCCGGTCTTTACACCTTAGAGACTGGTGCCCGTATCAATGATGCTATTGCCGCAGCGGGCGGTTTCACTAGTCAAGCAGATCAAAAATCTATCAATCTAGCACAAAAGCTGACTGATGAAACAGTCGTCTATGTGGCTAGTCAGGGTGAGAATATTTCGGTAGTTCCCAATTCTTCAACTAGCTCAGCCCTGTCTCAAGAGGGAAATAAATCTGGTCTAGTTAATCTGAATACAGCTACGGTGGCGGACTTACAGACCATTTCAGGCATCGGTGCTAAGCGAGCAGCGGATATTATTGCTTATCGTGAAGCCAATGGTTCTTTCAAGTCGGTGGACGATCTCAGCAATGTTTCTGGCATTGGTGACAAGACCCTAGAAAGTATCCGATCCTATGTTACGGTTGGATAA
- a CDS encoding DNA internalization-related competence protein ComEC/Rec2 encodes MLRLDKLPCQPIHLAILAVVTYFTVHRFSMLTMSLLILLLVIYWRRQGKLTFFKMLPLLVLCGLFFGCQKLKWKQEEQAVSKQVTAVEIVPDTININGDQLSFRARTDGQIYQGFYKLTSQKEQEYFQKLTALVQVEVKAETSLPSGQRNFNGFDYQAYLKTQGIYRILTIATINKIVPIHSWNPMDWLSIWRRKALVFIKSNFPSPMSHYMTGLLFGELDSDFDQMSALYSSLGIIHLFALSGMQVGFFIDKFRWILLRLGLTKETVDQLQVPFSFVYAGLTGFSVSVVRSLIQKILSNLGLRKLDNFAATLFICFLVQPRFLLTVGGVLTFTYAFLLTVFDFEDLKQIKKVVVESLSISLGILPILMTYFFAFQPLSILLTFFFSFVFDVLLLPSLSVIFLLSPLVKITWVNSFFVLMEKMIIWVSDLGLRPLILGKPSDFILLVLLLGFFMLYDFHRQKKWLLGLSLLLTLLFFITKHPLENEVTVVDIGQGDSIFLRDMQGRTVLIDVGGRVDFTVKEGWKARSRQANAERTLIPYLHSRGVDKIDSLVLTHTDTDHVGDVLEVAKNFKIGKIYVSSGSLTVPSFVTTLKKINVPVHVVQVGDRLPIVDSYLEVLYPSRSGDGSNNDSIVLYGRLLGINFLFTGDLEEGELELIKTYPKLSVDVLKAGHHGSKGSSYPEFLDHIGAKIALISAGEKNRYKHPHQETLERFEQKNMQIYRTDRQGAIRFRGWRSWSIETVR; translated from the coding sequence ATGTTACGGTTGGATAAGCTTCCCTGTCAGCCTATACATCTAGCCATTTTGGCGGTCGTGACCTACTTTACGGTTCACCGTTTTTCGATGTTGACAATGAGCCTTCTGATATTATTATTGGTAATCTATTGGCGGCGTCAGGGGAAACTTACTTTTTTTAAAATGCTGCCGCTTCTAGTCTTATGCGGTCTATTCTTCGGCTGCCAAAAGCTCAAATGGAAACAGGAAGAGCAGGCTGTTTCAAAGCAAGTGACTGCTGTAGAGATTGTGCCGGATACTATAAATATCAATGGCGATCAGTTATCTTTCCGTGCTAGGACTGATGGTCAGATTTACCAAGGTTTCTACAAACTAACTAGTCAGAAAGAACAGGAGTATTTCCAAAAGCTAACAGCTCTTGTTCAGGTGGAGGTGAAGGCAGAGACAAGTCTCCCATCAGGTCAGCGGAATTTCAATGGTTTTGATTATCAAGCCTATTTAAAAACACAGGGAATCTATCGAATCCTCACCATAGCGACTATCAATAAGATCGTACCTATTCACTCTTGGAACCCTATGGATTGGTTGTCAATTTGGCGGAGAAAAGCCTTGGTTTTCATCAAATCTAATTTTCCTTCCCCCATGAGCCATTACATGACAGGGTTGCTTTTTGGAGAGTTGGACAGTGACTTTGATCAGATGAGCGCCCTTTACTCCAGTCTGGGGATTATCCATCTCTTTGCTCTATCAGGAATGCAGGTAGGTTTTTTCATTGATAAGTTTCGCTGGATTTTACTGCGTTTAGGCTTGACAAAGGAGACAGTTGATCAATTACAAGTCCCCTTTTCTTTTGTCTATGCTGGTTTGACAGGCTTTTCTGTATCAGTCGTCCGGTCTTTGATTCAGAAAATTTTGAGCAACCTGGGGCTTCGGAAGCTGGATAACTTTGCTGCAACACTCTTTATTTGTTTCTTGGTGCAGCCTCGTTTTCTCCTGACAGTTGGAGGTGTCTTGACATTTACCTATGCTTTTTTGTTGACGGTCTTTGATTTTGAAGACTTGAAGCAAATCAAAAAGGTTGTAGTGGAAAGTCTGAGTATTTCTCTGGGGATTCTGCCAATTCTGATGACCTATTTTTTCGCTTTTCAGCCCCTATCTATTCTACTAACCTTCTTCTTTTCCTTTGTTTTTGATGTATTGCTTTTGCCGAGTCTATCTGTAATTTTTCTTTTATCTCCCTTGGTCAAGATTACTTGGGTCAATTCTTTCTTTGTTTTGATGGAGAAAATGATTATTTGGGTATCGGATTTGGGTCTTCGACCTTTGATACTAGGGAAACCGTCTGACTTCATCTTGTTAGTCTTGTTACTGGGATTTTTCATGCTTTACGATTTTCATAGACAGAAAAAATGGCTGTTAGGATTGAGTTTGCTCCTTACTCTGCTATTTTTCATTACAAAACATCCATTAGAAAATGAAGTAACTGTCGTAGATATCGGACAGGGAGATAGTATCTTTTTGCGAGATATGCAGGGGCGTACGGTTCTAATTGACGTTGGTGGACGGGTGGATTTTACGGTCAAGGAAGGCTGGAAGGCGCGATCCCGTCAGGCTAATGCAGAGAGGACCTTGATTCCTTATCTACATAGTCGAGGTGTGGACAAGATTGACAGTTTGGTGTTGACGCACACCGATACTGACCATGTGGGCGATGTTCTGGAAGTAGCTAAGAATTTTAAGATCGGAAAGATCTATGTGTCTTCAGGTAGTTTGACAGTCCCTAGCTTTGTAACCACCTTGAAAAAAATCAATGTACCTGTTCATGTTGTGCAGGTGGGTGATCGCCTACCGATTGTTGATTCCTATTTGGAAGTGCTCTATCCGAGCCGATCGGGTGATGGTAGCAACAATGATTCTATTGTCCTCTATGGACGGCTCCTTGGAATCAATTTTCTGTTTACGGGTGATCTGGAGGAGGGGGAATTAGAGCTGATAAAAACCTATCCCAAATTGTCAGTTGATGTTCTAAAAGCTGGACACCATGGTTCAAAAGGTTCTTCTTATCCTGAATTTTTAGACCATATTGGAGCTAAGATTGCCTTAATCTCGGCTGGTGAGAAAAATCGCTACAAGCATCCCCATCAAGAAACCTTGGAGCGTTTTGAACAGAAGAATATGCAAATCTATCGGACAGACCGGCAAGGAGCTATTCGCTTTAGAGGTTGGCGAAGTTGGTCAATTGAAACGGTGAGATGA
- a CDS encoding surface-anchored 5'-nucleotidase, whose product MKKNIRLKSSILALVAGFSVMATQTALADELAVQLIGVNDFHGALDTTGTARLEGETVRNAGTAALLGTYMDDAETEFKAETAEKQMPAESIRVQAGDMVGASPSNSALLQDEPTVKVLNKMKIDYGTLGNHEFDEGLEEYNRIMTGQAPEPGKFNPIVDNYKREAATQEMVIANVVDKKTGEIPYGWKPYAIKTVPINDKEAKIGFIGVVTTEIPNLVLKKNYEQYTFLDEAETIAKYARELTDKEGVKAIVVLAHVPATSKDGVAAGESADMIEKLNRIYPENSVDVVFAGHNHVHTNGTTGKTLIVQATSQGKAYADVRAIYDTDIADFKAVPTAKVVAVAPGKKTPNPEIQAIVDEANVIVKQVTEQKIGTASQATDISREVNEFKESAVGNLVTTAQLAIAKKSGYDVDFAMTNDGGIRADLKVQADGSVTWGAAQAVQPFGNILQIVQMTGEQIYTALNQQYDEGEKYFLQLSGLKYIYTVADNPTADNPYKVAKAFKEDGTEIDPAKTYTVVINDFLLGGGDGFSIFKDAKLIGAINPDTEVFIEYLNDLKNAGQSISAAIMGRKTFVKQYVEEPKVGEKPDSSSSTNQDNSSKANISNEEKMDDKSKSQGDKNQTGGITAKTDQKMAKKATGKQALPKTGQAELTSFLISLGGLVSLGMAVSVRRKENQ is encoded by the coding sequence ATGAAAAAGAATATTAGATTAAAGAGCAGTATTTTGGCTCTTGTGGCTGGCTTTAGTGTGATGGCGACACAAACTGCTTTAGCAGACGAACTAGCTGTCCAATTGATAGGTGTAAATGACTTCCATGGTGCGCTTGATACGACAGGAACAGCACGCCTTGAGGGTGAAACAGTTCGCAATGCGGGCACAGCAGCGCTTTTAGGTACCTATATGGATGATGCTGAAACAGAATTTAAAGCTGAGACCGCTGAAAAACAAATGCCTGCAGAATCTATTCGTGTTCAAGCTGGTGATATGGTTGGAGCAAGTCCGTCTAACTCAGCACTCTTGCAGGATGAACCGACTGTTAAAGTATTGAACAAAATGAAGATTGATTACGGTACACTCGGTAATCATGAGTTTGACGAAGGCCTTGAGGAATATAATCGTATCATGACAGGTCAGGCACCAGAACCTGGTAAGTTTAACCCGATTGTTGACAACTACAAACGTGAAGCGGCGACCCAAGAAATGGTTATTGCTAATGTTGTCGATAAGAAAACAGGTGAAATTCCTTATGGTTGGAAACCATACGCTATTAAAACTGTCCCTATAAATGATAAGGAAGCTAAAATCGGTTTTATTGGTGTAGTAACAACGGAAATCCCAAATCTTGTTCTGAAGAAGAATTATGAACAATATACATTCCTGGACGAGGCAGAGACCATTGCAAAATATGCACGAGAATTGACAGATAAAGAAGGAGTAAAGGCCATTGTAGTGTTGGCCCATGTTCCAGCTACGAGTAAGGATGGTGTAGCTGCTGGTGAATCAGCAGATATGATTGAAAAATTAAATCGGATTTATCCTGAAAACTCTGTCGATGTGGTTTTTGCAGGGCACAACCATGTACATACCAATGGTACGACTGGAAAGACCTTGATTGTTCAGGCAACCTCACAAGGTAAGGCCTATGCAGATGTACGTGCGATTTATGATACAGACATTGCTGATTTCAAAGCTGTTCCAACTGCAAAAGTTGTTGCAGTAGCTCCAGGGAAAAAAACACCAAATCCAGAAATTCAGGCTATTGTGGATGAGGCTAATGTAATCGTTAAACAGGTTACAGAACAAAAGATTGGAACTGCCAGCCAAGCAACAGATATTTCACGCGAAGTTAATGAATTTAAAGAAAGTGCTGTGGGAAATTTAGTAACAACAGCTCAGTTAGCCATTGCTAAAAAATCAGGTTATGATGTTGATTTTGCAATGACGAATGATGGTGGTATCCGTGCTGATTTGAAGGTTCAAGCCGATGGTTCTGTTACGTGGGGAGCAGCTCAGGCTGTTCAACCGTTTGGTAATATCCTACAAATCGTCCAAATGACTGGAGAGCAGATTTATACAGCCTTGAACCAACAATATGATGAAGGTGAAAAGTACTTCTTGCAATTATCAGGTCTCAAATATATTTACACTGTGGCAGATAACCCAACAGCAGACAATCCTTATAAGGTTGCTAAGGCTTTTAAAGAGGATGGCACAGAGATTGACCCAGCAAAGACTTACACAGTTGTTATCAACGACTTTCTTCTAGGAGGCGGTGATGGTTTTTCTATCTTCAAAGATGCAAAACTGATTGGTGCTATTAACCCAGATACAGAAGTCTTTATCGAATATTTGAATGATTTGAAAAATGCAGGGCAGAGTATAAGTGCTGCAATCATGGGTAGAAAAACTTTTGTAAAACAGTATGTGGAAGAACCAAAAGTAGGTGAAAAACCAGATAGCAGTAGCTCTACGAATCAAGACAATTCATCAAAGGCGAACATCTCAAATGAAGAAAAGATGGATGATAAGAGCAAGTCGCAAGGAGATAAGAACCAAACTGGAGGAATAACTGCCAAGACAGATCAAAAAATGGCTAAAAAAGCAACAGGAAAACAAGCTCTTCCAAAAACAGGTCAGGCAGAGTTGACCTCCTTCCTTATCAGTCTAGGTGGCTTGGTGTCACTTGGTATGGCAGTATCAGTGAGACGCAAAGAGAACCAATAG
- a CDS encoding lysophospholipid acyltransferase family protein, whose product MFYSYLRTLLTFLLWAINGNIHYHDRDKILPQEENYILIAPHKTFWDPVFLGYAAAPKQFIFMAKKELFKDRGFGWWISKCGAFPIDRDNPGMAAIKYPVNMLKKSDRSLVMFPSGSRHSSELKGGVAVIAKSAKVKLMPATYVGPMTIKGLLAGERIDVAFGNPIDVSDIRRMDDEGTAEVTRRIETEFKRIEELAASFQTKKRPTIFTYIYRLPVLLLVALILGLTYAFSYLASFFWQPSTQLDK is encoded by the coding sequence ATGTTTTATTCGTATCTAAGAACCTTATTAACTTTTTTACTTTGGGCAATCAATGGTAACATTCATTATCATGATAGGGACAAAATTTTGCCACAAGAGGAAAACTATATTCTAATTGCTCCTCATAAAACTTTTTGGGATCCGGTTTTTCTAGGCTATGCTGCAGCACCCAAGCAATTTATTTTCATGGCTAAAAAAGAGTTATTCAAGGACCGTGGTTTTGGCTGGTGGATTAGCAAATGTGGAGCCTTTCCGATTGATCGTGATAATCCCGGTATGGCAGCTATCAAGTATCCTGTGAATATGCTAAAAAAGAGCGATCGTTCCTTAGTGATGTTTCCATCAGGTAGTCGTCATTCATCCGAACTCAAGGGGGGAGTGGCTGTTATTGCGAAATCTGCTAAGGTTAAGCTTATGCCTGCTACCTATGTTGGTCCGATGACAATTAAGGGGTTACTTGCTGGCGAGCGGATTGATGTGGCTTTTGGGAATCCGATTGATGTGTCCGATATTAGGCGGATGGATGATGAAGGCACAGCAGAAGTAACCCGTCGGATTGAAACGGAGTTCAAGCGCATAGAGGAACTTGCAGCATCTTTCCAGACAAAGAAAAGACCAACTATCTTTACATACATTTACCGACTTCCAGTCCTTTTGCTGGTGGCACTTATCTTGGGGTTGACCTATGCTTTTAGCTATCTTGCAAGCTTTTTCTGGCAACCAAGCACACAGTTGGATAAGTGA
- a CDS encoding transposon-encoded TnpW family protein encodes MEEEKRVIKEPQHKQLIMDIGKTKYTVNLHFKQDTGETYKDKILELIKRETEKI; translated from the coding sequence ATGGAAGAAGAAAAAAGAGTAATAAAAGAACCACAACATAAACAGTTAATAATGGATATTGGAAAGACAAAATATACTGTAAACCTACATTTTAAGCAAGATACAGGGGAAACATACAAGGATAAAATACTAGAGTTAATCAAAAGAGAAACAGAGAAGATATAA
- a CDS encoding helix-turn-helix domain-containing protein, which yields MNMADRIEYLRKTNGISQEELADKVGVSRQAVSKWENEQSLPDLEKIITMSDYFGVTTDYILKGIEPVADKEQKSSELTSKILYIASTAFVAIGLFSAFSGWHETQTIDTIWGSMIIQAVGIAGYFIGRLLSAARPAFAVNWLNLSGFLFMPFSMVTGAISIALFKQGWIAPYPIGIAHVVLFAIVYISICAISFIVLKRRTTGVLV from the coding sequence ATGAACATGGCAGACAGAATAGAGTATTTGAGAAAAACAAACGGAATCTCACAGGAAGAACTTGCAGACAAGGTTGGAGTATCTCGGCAGGCGGTTTCAAAATGGGAAAACGAACAAAGCTTGCCGGATTTGGAAAAAATAATTACCATGAGCGATTACTTCGGAGTTACAACCGATTACATTCTAAAAGGAATTGAACCAGTTGCAGATAAAGAGCAGAAAAGCTCTGAGCTAACAAGCAAGATACTATATATCGCATCAACAGCATTTGTTGCGATTGGATTATTTAGTGCTTTTTCAGGCTGGCATGAAACGCAAACCATAGATACCATATGGGGTTCAATGATTATTCAGGCCGTTGGAATTGCTGGATACTTTATCGGGCGGTTACTCTCTGCAGCAAGGCCGGCTTTTGCTGTTAACTGGCTTAATCTCAGCGGGTTCTTGTTCATGCCTTTTTCTATGGTTACGGGTGCAATTTCTATCGCACTTTTCAAACAAGGGTGGATTGCTCCATACCCTATCGGCATTGCTCATGTTGTATTGTTTGCTATAGTGTATATTAGTATTTGTGCCATAAGCTTTATTGTGTTGAAAAGACGAACAACGGGAGTGCTGGTTTGA
- the sodA gene encoding superoxide dismutase SodA, whose protein sequence is MAISLPNLPYAYDALEPYIDAETMSLHHGKHHATYVANANAALEKHPEIGEDLEALLSDVNALPVDIRQALINNGGGHLNHALFWELLSPEKTEIPAELAADIDETFGSFDAFKEAFTTAATTRFGSGWAFLVVNSEGKLEVISTANQDTPIMQGLKPILALDVWEHAYYLNYRNVRPNYIKAFFEIINWNKVGQLYQVATGK, encoded by the coding sequence ATGGCAATCAGTTTACCAAACCTACCCTATGCATACGATGCTTTGGAGCCGTATATTGATGCGGAAACAATGTCCTTGCACCATGGCAAGCACCATGCAACTTATGTGGCAAATGCCAACGCAGCGCTTGAAAAACATCCTGAAATTGGTGAAGACCTAGAAGCCCTCCTTTCAGATGTTAATGCTCTGCCTGTAGATATTCGTCAAGCCTTGATTAACAATGGTGGCGGCCACCTCAATCATGCCTTGTTCTGGGAATTGCTTTCACCGGAAAAAACAGAAATTCCAGCAGAATTGGCAGCAGATATTGATGAAACATTTGGTTCATTTGATGCTTTCAAAGAAGCATTCACAACGGCTGCTACGACGCGTTTCGGTTCAGGTTGGGCTTTCTTGGTTGTTAACAGCGAAGGCAAGTTGGAAGTCATCTCGACAGCTAATCAAGACACACCAATCATGCAAGGTTTAAAACCGATTTTAGCGCTTGATGTTTGGGAACATGCATACTATCTCAACTATCGTAATGTTCGTCCAAACTATATTAAGGCCTTCTTTGAAATTATCAATTGGAACAAAGTTGGTCAACTTTATCAAGTAGCAACTGGTAAGTAA
- the holA gene encoding DNA polymerase III subunit delta, translating into MTVIGQIEQVKRENLGLLTVLCGEDVGQYQIAKELLLRQIDFSTADLGFAYFDMSEAEYRQVDLDLVSLPFFSDEKVVILDYFSDMTTDKKRYLTDDELKQFEAYLENPVETTRLVILAPGKLDSKRRLVKLLKRDGLILEANPLKEADLKHYFQKEVCRIGLQMDADVFHYLLGKSNFDFAEVSKNLAFLQSYKGQEPIFLADIDAAIPKTLQDNIFDLTQLVLQSKMDQARNLVRDLRLQGEEEIKLIAIMLTQFRTYLQVQILQAQGRGEQQIVAELSEIMGRKVNPFQVKYALRDSRHLSIGFLKKAIKLLIETDFQMKTGQFDKEYLFDLALLKIATT; encoded by the coding sequence ATGACAGTAATTGGACAGATTGAACAGGTAAAAAGAGAAAATTTGGGGTTGTTGACCGTTTTATGTGGTGAAGATGTCGGACAGTATCAAATTGCAAAGGAACTTTTGCTAAGACAAATTGACTTTAGTACAGCAGATTTAGGCTTTGCTTACTTTGATATGTCAGAGGCAGAGTATCGTCAAGTGGACTTGGATTTGGTTTCTCTTCCTTTCTTCTCAGATGAAAAAGTAGTTATTCTGGACTACTTTTCTGATATGACAACAGATAAAAAACGCTATTTGACAGATGATGAGCTTAAGCAGTTTGAGGCCTATTTGGAAAATCCTGTTGAGACAACTCGTCTGGTCATTTTAGCACCAGGAAAGTTGGACAGCAAGCGCCGTCTAGTCAAACTTCTAAAGCGAGATGGTTTGATTTTAGAAGCTAATCCTTTGAAAGAGGCTGATTTAAAACATTATTTCCAGAAAGAAGTTTGTCGTATAGGCTTGCAGATGGATGCGGATGTTTTTCACTATCTCTTGGGAAAATCCAATTTTGATTTTGCAGAAGTCAGTAAGAACCTAGCTTTTTTACAGTCTTATAAGGGACAAGAACCTATTTTTCTAGCCGATATTGATGCAGCGATTCCTAAGACTTTGCAGGATAATATTTTTGATCTAACCCAGCTTGTACTGCAATCAAAAATGGATCAAGCACGCAATTTAGTACGTGATTTGCGTTTACAAGGGGAGGAAGAAATCAAACTCATCGCTATTATGTTGACACAGTTTCGCACCTATTTACAGGTTCAAATCTTGCAGGCACAAGGACGTGGAGAACAGCAGATTGTGGCAGAATTATCCGAGATTATGGGACGAAAGGTCAATCCATTTCAGGTAAAATATGCTCTACGTGACTCTCGTCACTTATCAATTGGCTTTTTAAAAAAAGCTATCAAACTTTTGATTGAGACAGATTTCCAAATGAAGACAGGTCAGTTTGATAAGGAATACCTGTTTGATTTAGCCTTACTAAAGATTGCTACAACCTAG